In the genome of Solibacillus silvestris, one region contains:
- a CDS encoding transposase: MSRKNNIYSNELKLEIVQAYLTGNESMQKIADRYEIRNVSQVKAWVKKYKKVGSIEAFNRIASSGSGAKGEKNPLKGKRVHFKNVEEERDYYKAQVEYLKKQYPNL, encoded by the coding sequence GTGTCGAGAAAAAATAATATTTATTCAAACGAGTTGAAGTTAGAGATTGTACAAGCTTATTTAACAGGCAATGAAAGTATGCAAAAAATTGCGGATCGATATGAGATTCGTAATGTTTCTCAAGTAAAAGCTTGGGTGAAGAAATATAAAAAAGTCGGATCCATCGAAGCTTTTAATCGTATCGCATCTTCAGGTTCTGGTGCGAAAGGTGAGAAGAATCCTTTAAAAGGAAAACGGGTCCACTTTAAAAATGTAGAAGAAGAACGTGATTACTATAAGGCACAGGTCGAATACTTAAAAAAGCAGTATCCAAATCTGTAA
- a CDS encoding fatty acid-binding protein DegV, protein MKIYTDSGSDLPKSFFDNEEVHLFPLRVLVKGVEYDDIIGITTDQVYAAIAEGEQLKTSQVSLEVFINAFEELAKSGEEGVYIAFSSELSGTCQTAILAKNQVLESYPNLKLEIIDTKCASYGQGLVVKEAVRLNKFGIEFNEAVEKLTTMANSMEHLFTVGDLNHLAKGGRVSKASAFMGGLLNIKPILNMDDGKLVPIEKTRGFKKATQRMIALMKERGGDFSNKVVGISHSNDEELMLEIKAAIADSLHPKAIETTTIGAVIGAHVGRGTIAIFFTNDK, encoded by the coding sequence ATGAAAATTTATACGGATAGTGGTTCTGACTTACCGAAATCATTTTTTGATAACGAAGAAGTACATCTTTTTCCGTTACGCGTGTTAGTGAAAGGTGTTGAGTATGATGACATTATTGGCATCACAACAGACCAGGTATACGCGGCAATTGCTGAAGGTGAGCAACTTAAAACATCACAAGTTTCATTAGAAGTATTTATCAACGCTTTTGAAGAATTAGCAAAATCCGGTGAAGAAGGAGTTTATATTGCCTTTTCATCTGAACTGTCTGGTACATGCCAAACAGCAATTTTAGCAAAAAATCAGGTATTAGAAAGTTATCCGAACTTGAAATTAGAAATCATTGATACGAAATGTGCTTCTTACGGGCAAGGCTTAGTTGTGAAAGAAGCCGTACGTTTAAATAAATTTGGCATTGAGTTTAATGAAGCCGTTGAAAAACTAACAACAATGGCTAATTCAATGGAACATCTATTTACAGTTGGCGATTTAAACCACTTAGCAAAAGGCGGTCGTGTATCAAAAGCGAGTGCTTTTATGGGTGGATTACTTAATATTAAGCCTATTTTAAATATGGATGATGGTAAGCTTGTACCAATAGAAAAAACACGTGGATTTAAAAAGGCTACCCAACGTATGATTGCCCTTATGAAAGAACGTGGAGGAGACTTTTCGAATAAAGTTGTCGGTATTTCCCACAGTAATGATGAGGAATTAATGCTAGAAATAAAAGCCGCAATTGCAGATTCATTACACCCAAAAGCAATTGAAACCACAACAATTGGTGCGGTGATTGGTGCACATGTCGGTCGAGGAACAATCGCTATTTTCTTTACAAATGATAAATAA
- a CDS encoding integrase, whose amino-acid sequence MPTYSDRYQIIEEMKDRYPITWLTKMAKLERSGYYKWLKNGKVSLRKHNDIVLKEQILAIHQTHKMYGYPRMKIALWDKGFLVNHKKVYRLMSELGIQSIIRKKRRVWGNRLSRVFDNVLERQFKERVENEVLVTDITYLPTKNGFLYLSAVQDLYNNEIVAWRISKRNDLELVMDTLQELTAKRNVYRSIIHSDQGYQYTSIKYHQTVEQLGMIGSHSRKGNCHDNACIESFFSHFKSECLYLLHDYSEETVRQAVEQYIYFYNYQRFQKRLNHLAPIEYRHQMAA is encoded by the coding sequence ATGCCTACTTATTCAGATCGTTATCAAATTATTGAAGAAATGAAAGATCGCTATCCCATTACATGGCTTACTAAAATGGCAAAATTGGAACGTTCAGGCTACTATAAGTGGCTTAAAAATGGCAAAGTATCGTTACGCAAACATAATGATATTGTTTTAAAGGAGCAAATTTTAGCGATTCATCAAACGCACAAAATGTATGGATATCCACGCATGAAAATCGCTCTATGGGACAAAGGCTTTCTTGTGAATCATAAGAAAGTCTATCGACTAATGAGTGAGTTGGGTATTCAATCGATTATCCGTAAAAAGCGTCGCGTATGGGGCAACCGTCTCTCACGTGTATTTGATAATGTGTTGGAGCGTCAATTTAAAGAACGTGTAGAAAATGAGGTGCTCGTAACAGATATTACGTATCTGCCAACGAAAAATGGATTTCTCTACTTGTCAGCTGTACAGGATTTATATAACAACGAAATTGTCGCTTGGCGTATTAGCAAGCGTAATGATTTAGAATTAGTCATGGATACCCTCCAGGAATTGACCGCAAAAAGAAATGTGTATCGAAGCATCATTCACTCAGATCAAGGCTACCAATACACATCCATAAAGTATCATCAAACAGTAGAGCAGCTTGGCATGATTGGCAGTCATTCTCGCAAAGGAAACTGCCATGACAACGCTTGTATTGAGTCCTTTTTCTCGCACTTTAAAAGCGAGTGCTTGTATCTGTTACATGATTATTCAGAGGAAACGGTAAGACAAGCTGTTGAGCAATATATCTACTTTTATAATTACCAGCGCTTCCAAAAACGACTCAACCATCTGGCACCGATAGAATATCGTCACCAGATGGCTGCTTAG
- a CDS encoding cysteine methyltransferase yields MYKLDYASPIGVIEIAGTEHFIASVLFAEREEIVNFPANDTPQLLLDCSTELDEYFKGRRKDFSVLYKLQGTMFQTTVWQALTTVPYGKTASYKEIAQQIENEKAVRAVGMTNSKNVISIIVPCHRIIGKNGKLTGYAGGLWRKQWLLEHELKYSFNLD; encoded by the coding sequence ATGTATAAATTAGATTATGCTTCACCAATTGGCGTTATTGAGATTGCAGGAACTGAACATTTTATAGCATCGGTATTATTTGCAGAGCGAGAAGAAATTGTAAACTTTCCAGCTAATGATACCCCTCAGCTTTTATTGGACTGCAGTACAGAGCTGGATGAATATTTTAAAGGCCGACGCAAAGATTTTTCGGTACTTTATAAATTGCAAGGAACAATGTTTCAAACAACGGTATGGCAAGCATTAACAACAGTCCCTTATGGCAAAACCGCTTCCTATAAAGAAATTGCCCAACAGATTGAAAATGAAAAAGCTGTCCGCGCTGTTGGAATGACAAATAGCAAAAATGTAATAAGTATTATCGTCCCATGCCACCGGATTATCGGCAAAAATGGTAAACTTACAGGGTATGCAGGCGGTTTATGGAGAAAACAGTGGCTGCTTGAACATGAGCTTAAATATAGCTTCAATTTAGATTAA
- a CDS encoding chalcone synthase, with product MPKIASVSTHTPPFALAQSNIEQLTKELFQHKIPKLERLLKVFENGEIKTRNLCVSPDWYREDHTFEERNELYIKLATEYSVEVIQKCLTNRSFLQQDISTEDIDAIIFISSTGISTPSIDARVMNILPFSNELVRIPLWGLGCAGGAAGISRASDYCKAHPKAKVLVVCVELCSLTFQKDDYSKSNLVGTSLFADGAACALVCGDDVELEQNVPIPYIKGSGSKWMPDSEDVMGWDVKNSGLHVVFSKSIPVIISKWLGPFIHEFLNKYDVLPEQIVNFVAHPGGKKVLQAYEETMNLTTEHTDVSREILQKNGNMSSPTVLYVLEQFMLNEKRADTLGLLVALGPGFSGEVVLLEWRE from the coding sequence ATTCCAAAAATCGCTTCAGTAAGTACGCATACACCGCCTTTCGCATTAGCTCAGTCGAATATTGAGCAATTGACGAAAGAGCTTTTCCAACATAAAATTCCAAAGTTAGAACGGTTATTAAAAGTTTTTGAGAATGGTGAAATAAAAACAAGAAATTTATGTGTTTCACCTGACTGGTATCGTGAAGATCATACATTTGAAGAACGCAATGAACTTTATATAAAACTGGCTACCGAGTATAGTGTTGAAGTCATTCAAAAATGTTTAACAAATCGTTCCTTTTTACAACAGGACATCTCTACTGAAGATATAGATGCTATTATTTTTATTAGTAGTACAGGCATTTCAACACCAAGTATTGATGCACGTGTTATGAATATTCTACCTTTTTCAAATGAACTAGTCAGAATCCCGTTATGGGGGCTAGGCTGTGCAGGGGGAGCCGCAGGTATTAGTAGGGCTTCTGACTATTGCAAAGCGCACCCAAAGGCAAAGGTACTTGTCGTTTGTGTGGAACTATGTAGCCTTACATTCCAAAAAGATGATTATTCTAAAAGTAATCTCGTAGGTACTTCATTATTTGCTGATGGAGCGGCTTGTGCCCTCGTGTGCGGCGATGATGTTGAGCTAGAGCAAAATGTACCAATCCCATATATTAAGGGAAGTGGCTCAAAGTGGATGCCGGATTCTGAAGATGTAATGGGCTGGGATGTAAAAAATAGCGGTTTGCATGTAGTATTTTCAAAAAGCATACCGGTCATTATTTCAAAGTGGCTTGGACCATTTATCCATGAGTTTTTAAATAAGTACGATGTTTTACCTGAACAAATTGTAAACTTTGTAGCACATCCTGGTGGAAAAAAAGTATTGCAAGCATACGAGGAAACAATGAATTTAACAACGGAACATACAGATGTTTCACGTGAAATACTTCAAAAAAATGGAAACATGTCTTCTCCTACAGTTCTGTATGTTTTGGAGCAATTTATGTTAAATGAAAAAAGAGCGGATACTTTAGGTTTACTAGTGGCTCTAGGGCCAGGTTTTAGCGGAGAAGTCGTATTATTGGAATGGAGGGAGTAA
- a CDS encoding malate:quinone oxidoreductase (malate dehydrogenase; catalyzes the oxidation of malate to oxaloacetate), whose protein sequence is MSNKHIKSDVILIGAGIMSATLGTMLKELAPDWKIKVFENLAKAGEESSHELNNAGTGHAALCELNYTSEKKDGTIDITKAINVNTQFQDSLQFWTHLVNTKQIEKPEEFIMPLPHMSMVQGASNVEYLKKRHAAMTANPLFEGMEFSDDPETLKQWIPLIMNERKSSEPIAATKIDSGTDVNFGALTRTLISNLQKQDVDVNYNHNVLDVKRLKDGSWEVKVHNKENGKVEYHIAKFVFLGAGGGSLELLQKSGIPESKHIGGFPISGLFLVCNNEEVVNQHHAKVYGKAAVGAPPMSVPHLDTRYIDGKKSLLFGPFAGFSPKFLKTGSNMDLFASIKPHNLLTLLACGVKEMSLSKYLVSQLVLSKEARMEELRQFIPTAKSEDWEVSVAGQRVQVIKDTDAGKGTLQFGTEVVTAHDGSIAALLGASPGASTAVSVMLKVINQCFPEEMKAWEPKIKEMIPSYGENLVENTELLKEVHETTTKALGLNKA, encoded by the coding sequence ATGAGTAACAAGCATATCAAATCAGACGTTATCTTAATTGGTGCCGGAATTATGAGTGCTACTTTAGGTACAATGCTTAAAGAATTAGCACCGGATTGGAAGATCAAAGTATTTGAGAACCTAGCTAAAGCGGGTGAAGAGAGCTCTCACGAATTAAATAATGCCGGAACTGGGCATGCTGCTTTATGTGAGCTTAACTACACAAGCGAGAAAAAAGACGGAACAATCGATATTACAAAAGCGATTAACGTTAACACGCAATTCCAAGATTCACTACAATTTTGGACACATTTAGTTAACACAAAGCAAATCGAGAAACCTGAAGAATTCATTATGCCATTACCACATATGAGTATGGTACAAGGTGCTAGCAATGTTGAGTATCTTAAAAAGCGTCATGCAGCAATGACAGCAAATCCATTATTCGAAGGTATGGAATTCTCGGATGATCCTGAAACACTAAAACAATGGATTCCTTTAATTATGAATGAACGTAAATCAAGTGAACCAATTGCTGCAACAAAAATCGATTCTGGTACGGATGTTAACTTTGGGGCGTTAACTCGTACGCTAATTTCGAATCTACAAAAGCAAGATGTAGATGTAAACTACAACCATAATGTTTTAGATGTAAAACGTTTAAAAGATGGTTCTTGGGAAGTAAAAGTTCATAACAAAGAAAACGGTAAAGTCGAATACCACATTGCGAAATTTGTATTCCTTGGAGCTGGTGGTGGTAGCCTTGAGTTACTACAAAAATCCGGTATTCCTGAATCAAAACATATCGGTGGATTCCCGATTTCTGGTTTATTCTTAGTGTGTAACAATGAGGAAGTAGTGAATCAACACCACGCAAAAGTATATGGTAAAGCAGCGGTTGGTGCGCCACCGATGTCGGTACCACACTTAGACACTCGTTATATCGATGGTAAAAAATCATTATTATTCGGACCATTCGCAGGCTTCTCTCCGAAGTTCTTAAAAACAGGTTCAAATATGGACTTATTTGCATCGATTAAACCACATAACTTATTAACTTTACTAGCTTGTGGTGTGAAAGAAATGTCGTTGAGCAAATATTTAGTTTCTCAATTAGTTCTTTCAAAAGAAGCACGTATGGAGGAATTACGTCAATTCATTCCAACTGCTAAGTCAGAAGACTGGGAAGTTAGTGTTGCAGGTCAGCGTGTACAAGTAATTAAAGACACAGACGCTGGTAAAGGGACATTACAATTCGGTACTGAAGTTGTAACTGCACACGACGGATCTATCGCAGCATTATTAGGTGCATCTCCAGGTGCTTCTACAGCTGTATCTGTTATGTTAAAAGTAATCAACCAATGCTTCCCAGAAGAGATGAAAGCTTGGGAACCAAAGATTAAGGAAATGATTCCATCTTACGGTGAAAACTTAGTTGAAAATACAGAACTTCTTAAAGAAGTACATGAAACAACAACGAAAGCTTTAGGTTTAAACAAAGCATAA
- a CDS encoding glutathione-dependent formaldehyde dehydrogenase, producing MKAVTYQGAKKVEVKEVPDAKIEKPDDIIVRITSTAICGSDLHIYRGAVPAREDFVIGHEPMGIVEEVGPDVTKVKKGDRVVIPFNVACGECFYCQNQLESQCDNANENPAIDSGAYFGYTERYGNFPGGQAEYLRVPYGNFIPFKVPDNCELEDEALLFISDVLPTAYWSVEHSGVKKGDTVIVLGSGPIGLMVQKFAWMKGAKRVMVVDPLNYRLEHAKRTNNVEIFNFDDFDDVGNHLHELTHGGADVVIDCVGMDGKMSLVEKAQQKLKLQGGTLSAIDVGIKAVRKFGTIQLTGVYGSKYNMFPLGNIFERNVTVKTGQAPAIHYSPMLYEMVAEGKIDPTEIITHKVPLSEASEAYKKFHDHEDQSIKFILKP from the coding sequence TTGAAAGCAGTAACGTATCAAGGTGCAAAAAAAGTAGAAGTAAAAGAAGTTCCGGATGCAAAAATTGAAAAGCCAGATGACATTATTGTACGTATTACCTCAACGGCAATTTGCGGGTCAGATCTCCATATTTATCGCGGAGCTGTTCCGGCACGAGAAGATTTTGTTATTGGACATGAACCTATGGGAATCGTGGAAGAAGTCGGACCTGATGTGACAAAAGTTAAAAAAGGGGACCGCGTTGTTATTCCTTTTAATGTTGCTTGCGGAGAATGCTTCTACTGTCAAAATCAATTGGAAAGCCAATGTGACAATGCCAACGAAAATCCGGCGATTGATTCGGGTGCCTATTTTGGATATACAGAGCGCTATGGTAACTTCCCGGGTGGACAGGCAGAATACTTGCGTGTACCGTACGGGAACTTCATACCATTTAAAGTACCTGACAACTGTGAACTAGAAGATGAGGCATTGCTGTTTATATCTGATGTATTGCCGACTGCCTATTGGAGTGTGGAACATTCGGGTGTTAAAAAGGGTGATACGGTTATTGTATTAGGCTCTGGCCCCATCGGCTTAATGGTACAGAAATTCGCATGGATGAAAGGTGCGAAGCGTGTAATGGTAGTAGACCCTTTAAACTATCGTTTAGAACATGCAAAACGTACAAACAATGTAGAAATATTTAACTTTGATGATTTCGATGATGTAGGAAATCATCTTCATGAGCTTACACATGGAGGTGCCGATGTAGTAATCGACTGTGTAGGTATGGATGGTAAAATGTCCCTTGTAGAAAAGGCACAGCAAAAACTAAAGCTTCAAGGTGGAACATTGAGTGCGATTGATGTTGGAATTAAGGCTGTCAGAAAATTTGGTACAATTCAGCTGACAGGTGTATATGGTTCAAAATACAATATGTTCCCATTAGGCAATATTTTCGAGCGCAATGTAACAGTGAAAACGGGACAAGCACCGGCTATTCATTATAGTCCAATGCTTTATGAAATGGTTGCTGAAGGGAAGATTGATCCAACAGAAATCATTACCCATAAAGTGCCGCTATCTGAGGCTAGTGAGGCATATAAGAAATTCCATGACCATGAAGATCAAAGTATTAAATTTATTTTAAAACCATAG
- a CDS encoding isoprenylcysteine carboxyl methyltransferase, giving the protein MIFYIVLAFVIIQRLVELVIAKRNEKLMLAKGAYEVGASHYPFMIVLHTGFFVSLLIEVLFFSGQFTPHYIWLILFLLLQMLRVWCLVSLGSFWNTKIIILPGANVVAKGPYSFIRHPNYLVVCLEIAVLPLMFQAYFTAICFTILNFIILSIRIPLEEKALKEGTNYTAYLERNNVKQP; this is encoded by the coding sequence CTGATTTTTTATATTGTACTAGCTTTTGTAATTATTCAAAGATTAGTAGAGCTGGTTATAGCAAAAAGAAATGAAAAATTAATGCTTGCTAAAGGAGCATATGAAGTAGGTGCCTCTCATTATCCATTCATGATTGTACTGCATACTGGCTTTTTTGTAAGCCTTCTTATTGAAGTCTTATTTTTCAGTGGACAGTTTACGCCGCATTATATATGGCTCATTTTATTTTTATTGTTGCAGATGTTAAGAGTATGGTGTCTAGTTTCATTAGGATCTTTCTGGAATACAAAAATTATTATTTTACCAGGAGCAAATGTAGTAGCGAAGGGGCCGTATTCTTTTATCCGTCACCCAAACTATTTAGTTGTATGTTTAGAGATTGCTGTATTGCCACTTATGTTCCAGGCATATTTTACAGCTATCTGTTTCACAATTTTAAATTTCATTATCCTTTCTATTCGTATTCCACTGGAGGAAAAAGCGTTAAAAGAAGGGACGAACTATACTGCCTATTTGGAACGTAATAATGTTAAGCAGCCATAA
- a CDS encoding peptidase, producing MPILDTKLLFEKTEHRELAAYPIIQSIFPRFPPEAVQFELLQQGLLRHEELRLTLDVWQISKRLLEELIRLWDGPDIPVAILPIKNGFVKNGVAYPNGICLYVSPRVTIKELHALFTHEYHHICRRRYLIEPPTLIDSLLMEGLAEHAVESLYGEYALSSWTKRYSLEEVLNYWDTHFIQALHVPGLHEHQAFLFGDSALNLPPWIGYCTGYRLVEAFLQKKGPYDVKQLLSMPSLYLLEGAGWKKGVTE from the coding sequence ATGCCCATTCTTGATACAAAATTATTATTTGAAAAAACGGAACACCGTGAGCTGGCAGCGTATCCAATCATCCAATCCATTTTCCCTCGATTTCCACCTGAGGCCGTTCAATTTGAACTTTTACAACAAGGTTTGCTTCGACATGAGGAACTTCGCTTAACATTGGATGTTTGGCAAATATCAAAAAGACTATTAGAGGAATTAATACGTTTATGGGACGGACCTGATATACCTGTTGCCATTTTGCCGATAAAAAACGGGTTTGTAAAAAATGGTGTTGCCTATCCTAATGGCATTTGTTTGTATGTATCCCCTCGCGTCACAATAAAAGAACTCCATGCGCTGTTTACCCATGAATATCATCATATTTGCAGGCGCAGGTATTTAATAGAACCCCCTACATTAATTGATTCATTGCTTATGGAAGGACTGGCCGAACATGCGGTGGAAAGCTTATATGGAGAGTATGCATTAAGTTCTTGGACGAAACGTTATTCCTTAGAGGAAGTATTAAACTATTGGGATACGCATTTCATCCAAGCATTGCATGTACCAGGTTTACATGAACATCAAGCGTTTTTATTCGGGGACTCGGCATTAAATTTACCTCCTTGGATTGGGTATTGTACCGGGTATCGATTGGTTGAAGCCTTTTTACAAAAGAAAGGTCCTTATGATGTAAAACAACTCCTCTCCATGCCTTCACTTTATTTATTAGAAGGTGCAGGTTGGAAAAAGGGAGTAACCGAATAA
- a CDS encoding ethanolamine utilization protein EutJ: MTNHKKTKKYGSLFMATALLTGVLAGCGTDDSSSSGSGDGGNAAGDTIKIGANLELSGAVASYGSSINDGAKLAIEEINAAGGIDGKKLEYIPVDNKSETAEATSAAMKLAEQEKVVAMLAPATSGNSVATVQIASQHKVPMVTGSGTAPNVTVNDDGTVNEYAFRTCFIDPFQGTVAANFATNELQAKNVAIFADNASDYAKGLAASFKETISANGGSVVAEEAYVAKDVDFKSQLTNIKGKNPDFIFIPGYYEEVGIIVKQARELGITVPLMGADGWDSPTLIELAGADALNNTFITNHYSSEDPDSKIQDFVTAFNDEYSKSPNAFHALGYDSIYFIVDAIKRVDGDITGEAIQKQLASTKDLSLVTGTFTVDENHNPVKSATVLEFVDGKQQFNSKVNP, encoded by the coding sequence ATGACAAATCACAAAAAGACAAAAAAGTATGGTTCATTATTCATGGCAACAGCTTTATTAACAGGGGTGTTAGCTGGTTGTGGTACAGATGACTCTAGTTCTTCTGGATCAGGAGACGGCGGCAACGCAGCTGGCGACACGATTAAAATCGGAGCCAACTTAGAATTATCAGGTGCTGTAGCTTCATACGGATCATCGATTAATGATGGAGCAAAATTGGCGATTGAAGAAATTAATGCAGCAGGCGGTATAGATGGAAAAAAACTGGAGTACATTCCAGTCGACAATAAATCAGAAACAGCGGAAGCAACTTCTGCTGCCATGAAATTAGCAGAACAAGAAAAAGTAGTGGCAATGTTAGCGCCGGCTACTTCAGGGAACTCCGTTGCAACAGTACAAATCGCAAGTCAGCATAAAGTTCCGATGGTGACAGGGTCAGGTACTGCACCAAATGTAACAGTAAACGATGACGGAACAGTAAATGAATATGCATTCCGTACTTGTTTCATCGACCCATTCCAAGGGACGGTAGCAGCAAACTTTGCGACAAATGAACTACAAGCTAAAAATGTGGCAATTTTCGCGGATAATGCTTCAGATTACGCGAAAGGTTTAGCCGCATCATTTAAGGAAACTATTTCTGCAAATGGCGGTTCGGTAGTCGCAGAAGAAGCGTATGTTGCAAAGGACGTAGACTTTAAATCTCAATTAACTAATATTAAAGGGAAAAATCCTGATTTCATTTTCATCCCTGGCTACTATGAAGAAGTAGGGATTATCGTAAAACAAGCACGGGAATTAGGTATTACCGTGCCGCTTATGGGTGCTGATGGTTGGGACTCGCCAACACTAATTGAATTAGCGGGTGCTGATGCGTTAAATAATACCTTTATTACTAACCACTACTCATCTGAAGATCCGGATTCAAAAATTCAGGACTTCGTTACAGCATTTAATGATGAGTACAGCAAATCACCGAATGCTTTCCATGCATTAGGTTATGATTCGATTTACTTTATCGTTGATGCGATTAAGCGTGTAGATGGAGACATTACAGGCGAAGCAATTCAAAAGCAGCTTGCATCAACGAAAGATTTAAGCTTAGTAACAGGTACTTTCACAGTTGACGAAAACCACAACCCAGTAAAATCAGCAACAGTTCTAGAATTCGTAGACGGCAAACAACAGTTCAACTCTAAAGTTAATCCTTAA
- a CDS encoding methyltransferase, translating into MNEQQYDHMLNIETTGYQYGFPKLAKYHRYEPTPYSGLEQLFESYELPPKAHFLDIGCGKGRVPIYIYHRFHIPVIGIEMDQKFFTEAEHNAEQYLKKVKKKQAPIQFLNIIAETYEIKKHDNVFFFFNPFSVHVFREFIKHVMDSITLYPRIVDIILYYPSPDYMDFLQQEQSIHCYLDIKLRHEKNENERIVVFRIPKQ; encoded by the coding sequence ATGAACGAGCAGCAATATGATCATATGCTAAATATCGAAACAACCGGCTATCAATACGGTTTTCCCAAATTAGCAAAATACCATCGCTATGAACCTACACCCTATAGCGGACTGGAGCAATTATTCGAATCCTACGAGCTCCCCCCTAAAGCACATTTTCTGGATATCGGCTGCGGAAAAGGGCGTGTTCCTATTTATATATATCATCGCTTCCATATTCCCGTTATTGGCATTGAAATGGATCAGAAGTTTTTTACAGAAGCGGAACATAATGCAGAGCAATATTTAAAAAAGGTAAAGAAGAAACAAGCACCGATTCAATTTTTGAACATCATCGCCGAGACATATGAAATTAAAAAGCACGATAATGTCTTTTTCTTCTTCAACCCCTTTTCAGTACATGTATTTCGTGAGTTTATAAAGCATGTTATGGATTCCATCACGTTATACCCGCGAATAGTAGATATTATTTTATATTATCCATCCCCTGACTATATGGATTTCCTGCAACAAGAGCAGTCAATACATTGCTATTTAGATATAAAATTACGCCATGAAAAAAATGAAAATGAACGTATCGTCGTTTTTCGTATTCCGAAACAATAA
- a CDS encoding peptidylprolyl isomerase gives MKKYYQIVLFTVLIVILAACGKETAENEDQRTTANYAEEVTENPIVTITMENDEKIVIELEPKTAPNTVANFISLVEDGFYDGLIFHRVIPGFMIQGGDPDGTGMGGPDYAIKGEFTSNGFENTLTHERGVISMARSQDPDSAGSQFFIMTEQATHLDGDYAAFGKVTEGMETVDEIVAAERAKNDKPLEDQKIKTVEVDTKGFDYPEPVVQK, from the coding sequence ATGAAGAAGTATTATCAAATAGTTTTATTTACAGTGCTAATCGTCATTTTAGCTGCATGCGGTAAGGAAACGGCGGAAAACGAAGATCAGAGAACTACTGCAAATTATGCTGAGGAAGTAACAGAAAATCCAATTGTTACAATCACAATGGAAAATGATGAAAAGATCGTTATTGAGCTAGAGCCAAAAACAGCTCCTAATACAGTGGCCAATTTTATCTCCCTTGTAGAAGATGGGTTTTATGATGGACTAATTTTCCATCGTGTCATTCCCGGTTTCATGATCCAAGGTGGAGACCCGGATGGTACAGGTATGGGTGGACCTGATTATGCAATTAAAGGAGAATTTACCTCAAACGGATTTGAAAATACGTTAACACACGAGCGAGGTGTAATCTCGATGGCTCGTTCCCAAGATCCGGATTCGGCGGGCTCACAATTCTTTATAATGACGGAGCAAGCAACGCATTTGGATGGTGACTATGCAGCATTCGGCAAGGTAACTGAAGGAATGGAAACAGTCGATGAGATTGTTGCTGCTGAACGCGCGAAAAATGATAAACCGCTGGAAGATCAAAAGATAAAAACAGTTGAAGTTGACACGAAAGGCTTTGATTATCCGGAGCCAGTCGTTCAAAAATAA